From Streptomyces sp. CMB-StM0423, a single genomic window includes:
- a CDS encoding geranylgeranyl reductase family protein, protein MTSENEAGNEAGEAADGRSPGDARDAAGEAAPDEGAAKTPPVAPGAETGAEADGEAGGEPKVWDVVVIGAGPAGASAAYAAAGQGRSVLLLERSEMPRYKTCGGGIIGLSREALPDGVELPLRDRVNAVTFTMRGRLGRTRRSRRTLFGLVNRAELDARLAEAAQGAGARLRTGVTVARVEQHGPDVPDRRTVAVHLSGGEVVLARAVVGADGSAGRTSSHVGVELEQVDLGLEAEIPVPPEVADDWRGRVLIDWGPLPGSYGWVFPKGDTLTVGVISARGDGAATKRYLEEFTARLGLAGFEPSLSSGHLTRCRAHNSPLSRGRVVVCGDAAGLLEPWTREGISYALRSGRLAGEWAVRIAEAQDAVDARRQALNYAFAVKAGLGVEMAVGRRMLAAFERHPGVFHAALTGFRPAWHMFTKVTQGSTTLGEIVRTHPVAHRALFLLDRKGALSGSR, encoded by the coding sequence GTGACCAGCGAGAACGAGGCGGGCAACGAAGCGGGCGAAGCGGCGGACGGCCGCTCGCCGGGCGACGCACGGGACGCGGCCGGGGAGGCGGCGCCGGACGAAGGGGCCGCGAAGACGCCGCCGGTGGCGCCCGGGGCGGAGACCGGTGCCGAGGCCGACGGAGAAGCCGGCGGTGAGCCGAAGGTCTGGGACGTCGTGGTGATCGGCGCCGGTCCCGCCGGTGCCTCCGCTGCGTACGCCGCCGCCGGACAGGGCCGCAGCGTCCTGCTCCTGGAGCGCTCGGAGATGCCTCGCTACAAGACCTGCGGCGGCGGCATCATCGGGCTGTCCCGCGAGGCGCTTCCCGACGGTGTCGAACTGCCGCTGCGGGACCGCGTCAACGCCGTGACGTTCACCATGCGCGGCCGGCTCGGCCGCACGCGCCGCTCCCGCCGCACCCTGTTCGGGCTCGTCAACCGCGCCGAGCTGGACGCCCGGCTCGCCGAGGCCGCGCAGGGCGCGGGGGCGCGGCTGCGTACCGGCGTGACCGTCGCGCGGGTCGAGCAGCACGGGCCCGACGTGCCGGACCGGCGCACGGTGGCCGTGCACCTGTCGGGCGGCGAGGTGGTGCTGGCCCGCGCCGTCGTCGGCGCGGACGGCAGCGCGGGGCGGACCAGCAGCCACGTCGGCGTGGAGCTGGAGCAGGTGGATCTGGGTCTGGAGGCGGAGATCCCGGTGCCGCCGGAGGTCGCGGACGACTGGCGCGGCCGGGTGCTCATCGACTGGGGCCCGCTGCCCGGGAGTTACGGGTGGGTCTTCCCCAAGGGCGACACGCTGACGGTCGGCGTGATCTCCGCCCGCGGCGACGGCGCCGCGACGAAGCGCTATCTGGAGGAGTTCACCGCCCGGCTCGGGCTTGCGGGCTTCGAGCCGAGCCTGTCGTCGGGGCACCTCACGCGCTGCCGCGCGCACAACTCGCCGCTGTCCCGCGGCCGGGTCGTCGTCTGCGGCGACGCCGCGGGGCTGCTGGAGCCGTGGACCCGGGAGGGCATCTCGTACGCGCTGCGCTCCGGCCGGCTCGCGGGGGAGTGGGCGGTGCGGATCGCCGAGGCCCAGGACGCGGTGGACGCGCGCCGTCAGGCGCTCAACTACGCGTTCGCCGTGAAGGCGGGCCTCGGCGTGGAGATGGCGGTCGGACGGCGGATGCTGGCGGCCTTCGAGCGGCACCCCGGGGTGTTCCACGCGGCGCTGACCGGGTTCCGGCCGGCGTGGCACATGTTCACGAAGGTCACGCAGGGGTCGACGACGCTCGGCGAGATCGTCCGCACCCACCCGGTGGCCCACCGGGCGCTGTTCCTGCTGGACCGGAAGGGCGCGCTCAGCGGGTCTCGGTGA
- a CDS encoding carbohydrate ABC transporter permease — translation MPLVNHARRTRRRGPRRFTARDLAVIGVLLGFAILLDLFIIWGPTVASITLSFSSWDGLSDLSWVGGDNYDTLAGGDYPPFWPAVRNNLLWIAFLGLVATPFGLLLAVVIDRGVRFSRFYQSTIYLPVVLSLAVVGFIAQLIFSRDQGALNAILGNENNPTDWLGDRDLNIWMVLLAAGWRHTGYVMILYLAGLKAVAPELKEAAAIDGANERQTFLRVVFPTMRPVNVVVLVITVIEALRAFDIVYAINKGRNGLELLSVLVTDNIIGEASRIGFGSAIAVVLLTVSLGFIVTYLVQEMRGEEHR, via the coding sequence GTGCCGCTCGTCAACCACGCGCGGCGCACCCGACGGCGGGGTCCGAGGCGGTTCACCGCCCGCGACCTCGCCGTCATCGGTGTGCTGCTGGGCTTCGCCATCCTGCTGGACCTGTTCATCATCTGGGGGCCGACCGTCGCCTCCATCACCCTCTCCTTCTCCTCCTGGGACGGCCTGTCCGACCTGAGCTGGGTCGGCGGCGACAACTACGACACGCTCGCCGGCGGCGACTACCCGCCGTTCTGGCCGGCGGTGCGCAACAACCTGCTGTGGATCGCGTTCCTGGGGCTGGTCGCCACGCCCTTCGGGCTGCTGCTCGCGGTCGTCATCGACCGCGGCGTGCGCTTCTCGCGCTTCTACCAGTCCACGATCTACCTGCCGGTGGTGCTCTCCCTCGCCGTCGTCGGCTTCATCGCCCAACTGATCTTCTCCCGCGACCAGGGCGCGCTGAACGCGATCCTGGGCAACGAGAACAACCCCACCGACTGGCTCGGCGACCGCGACCTCAACATCTGGATGGTGCTGCTGGCCGCCGGCTGGCGGCACACCGGCTACGTGATGATCCTCTATCTGGCCGGACTCAAGGCGGTGGCGCCCGAGCTGAAGGAGGCCGCCGCCATCGACGGCGCGAACGAGCGGCAGACCTTCCTGCGCGTGGTCTTCCCCACGATGCGGCCGGTCAACGTCGTCGTCCTCGTCATCACCGTCATCGAGGCGCTACGCGCCTTCGACATCGTCTACGCCATCAACAAGGGCAGAAACGGCCTGGAACTGCTCTCCGTGCTCGTCACCGACAACATCATCGGCGAGGCCAGCCGCATCGGCTTCGGCTCCGCCATCGCCGTGGTGCTGCTCACCGTCTCCCTGGGGTTCATCGTGACGTACCTGGTGCAGGAGATGCGCGGGGAGGAGCACCGATGA
- a CDS encoding TetR/AcrR family transcriptional regulator, giving the protein MTRVTGARERARTEIAESIKAEARRQLADAGAARLSLRAVARELGMVSSALYRYYPSRDDLLTALITDAYDAVGTAAERAVAAGDPAADPVARWTAGCQAVRRWALAHPHEYALLYGSPVPGYAAPETTTAPASRVARALIGVAEEADDAGLLHPAAVESAEVLRDAEQLVRRLEIRLHPAAMARLVAAWSQLFGLVGFEVFGQFHEVVHAREEFFERAAADLGRGIGLRTPAA; this is encoded by the coding sequence ATGACGAGGGTCACAGGAGCCAGGGAGCGCGCCCGCACCGAGATCGCCGAGAGCATCAAGGCCGAGGCCAGACGACAGCTCGCCGACGCGGGCGCCGCCCGCCTCTCACTGCGCGCCGTAGCCCGCGAGCTGGGCATGGTCTCCTCGGCGCTCTACCGCTACTACCCCAGCCGCGACGACCTCCTCACCGCGCTGATCACCGACGCCTACGACGCCGTCGGCACCGCCGCGGAGCGCGCCGTCGCCGCCGGCGACCCCGCCGCCGACCCCGTCGCCCGCTGGACCGCCGGCTGCCAGGCCGTACGCCGCTGGGCGCTGGCCCACCCACACGAGTACGCCCTCCTCTACGGCTCCCCGGTCCCCGGCTACGCCGCCCCCGAGACCACTACCGCCCCCGCCTCCCGCGTCGCCCGCGCCCTCATCGGCGTCGCCGAGGAGGCCGACGACGCCGGGCTGCTCCACCCCGCGGCCGTCGAGTCCGCCGAGGTGCTCCGCGACGCCGAGCAACTGGTGCGCCGCCTGGAGATCCGGCTGCACCCGGCCGCGATGGCGCGACTGGTCGCCGCCTGGTCGCAGCTCTTCGGCCTCGTCGGCTTCGAGGTGTTCGGCCAGTTCCACGAGGTCGTCCACGCCCGCGAGGAGTTCTTCGAGCGGGCCGCGGCGGACCTGGGCCGCGGCATCGGCCTGCGTACCCCCGCCGCGTAG
- a CDS encoding carbohydrate ABC transporter permease — protein MTADTPTATTPHPAAAPAAKPDREAGKRPRRGRFGVHIFLGGVSLAFLAPLLLAVYASLRPYEETAKHGYFSFPRKLSFDYYRQAFSDSEMSKYFVNSLIIAVPGVLIVLFLASFAAFVLARLRIRGGFFLLILFTAGNLLPQQVIVTPLYVMFNRIELPYWMSESMTMYDSYWAVISVNVGFQLGFCVFVLANFMRALPTEILEAAVVDGAGVWTQYWRITLPLCRPALAALGTLQFTWMYNDFLWALVFISDGDKLPITSALNNLRGQFFTDYNLLAAGSVLVALPTIIVFLLLQRHFIAGLTLGSTKG, from the coding sequence ATGACCGCCGACACACCCACCGCGACCACGCCGCACCCCGCCGCGGCGCCGGCGGCGAAGCCGGACCGGGAGGCCGGGAAGCGGCCGCGCCGCGGCCGGTTCGGCGTGCACATCTTCCTCGGCGGGGTCTCGCTGGCCTTCCTCGCCCCGCTGCTGCTCGCCGTGTACGCCTCGCTGCGCCCGTACGAGGAGACCGCGAAGCACGGCTACTTCTCCTTCCCCCGCAAGCTGTCCTTCGACTACTACCGGCAGGCGTTCTCCGACTCGGAGATGAGCAAGTACTTCGTCAACTCGCTCATCATCGCCGTGCCCGGCGTGCTGATCGTGCTGTTCCTGGCGTCGTTCGCCGCCTTCGTGCTGGCCCGGCTGCGCATCCGCGGCGGCTTCTTCCTGCTCATCCTCTTCACCGCGGGCAACCTGCTGCCGCAGCAGGTCATCGTCACGCCGCTGTACGTGATGTTCAACCGCATCGAGCTGCCGTACTGGATGTCCGAGTCGATGACGATGTACGACTCGTACTGGGCCGTCATCTCCGTCAACGTCGGCTTCCAGCTCGGCTTCTGCGTCTTCGTGCTGGCGAACTTCATGCGCGCGCTGCCCACCGAGATCCTGGAGGCCGCGGTCGTCGACGGCGCCGGGGTGTGGACCCAGTACTGGCGGATCACCCTGCCCCTGTGCCGCCCGGCGCTGGCGGCGCTGGGGACCCTGCAGTTCACCTGGATGTACAACGACTTCCTGTGGGCGCTGGTCTTCATCTCCGACGGCGACAAGCTCCCGATCACCTCGGCACTCAACAACCTGCGCGGGCAATTCTTCACGGACTATAACTTGCTCGCGGCCGGATCCGTGCTGGTCGCGCTGCCGACGATCATCGTCTTCCTGCTGCTGCAGCGGCACTTCATCGCCGGTCTCACGCTCGGCTCGACCAAGGGGTGA
- a CDS encoding class F sortase produces MAGALRNRFAAGVVICVMLLGIGMIHTALTGGFGPPQPSVESALADDGPPAHPPLAASQPATIRIPAIGVDAPLTDVGLDPDGWLAAPPPGVRNLAGWYRDAATPGATGTAVVTGHVDDAAGPALFYRLGGLKRGDVVKVDREDGRTAEFTVYAVEVFDAADFPSRRVYGDTDRAELRVLTCGGGYREGENPGYEGNVVVFARLTDVA; encoded by the coding sequence GTGGCCGGCGCGCTGCGCAACAGGTTCGCCGCGGGCGTCGTCATCTGCGTCATGCTCCTGGGCATCGGGATGATCCACACCGCGCTCACCGGCGGCTTCGGCCCGCCGCAGCCCTCCGTGGAGAGCGCGCTCGCCGACGACGGCCCGCCCGCGCACCCGCCGCTGGCCGCCTCGCAGCCGGCCACGATCCGGATCCCCGCCATCGGCGTCGACGCACCGCTGACCGACGTCGGTCTCGACCCCGACGGCTGGCTCGCCGCGCCGCCTCCCGGCGTGCGCAACCTCGCCGGCTGGTACCGGGACGCCGCCACCCCCGGCGCCACCGGCACCGCCGTCGTCACCGGGCACGTCGACGACGCGGCCGGACCCGCCCTCTTCTACCGGCTCGGCGGCCTGAAGCGCGGCGACGTCGTCAAGGTCGACCGGGAGGACGGCCGCACGGCGGAGTTCACCGTCTACGCCGTCGAGGTCTTCGACGCCGCCGACTTCCCCAGCCGGCGCGTCTACGGCGACACCGACCGGGCCGAACTGCGCGTGCTCACCTGCGGCGGCGGCTACCGCGAAGGGGAGAACCCCGGGTACGAGGGCAACGTCGTCGTCTTCGCCCGGCTCACGGACGTCGCCTGA
- a CDS encoding NUDIX domain-containing protein: MIVWLNGAWDTGLRRVAHELVELTPGSILYDPELTGGQLRALLPQKRLDEVGDEQELPSWRRLVVETAAVLLAEADGPLVVPAALWREEHRDEIFGRLASRGFEVRHLLVSFDETILHTGSFPHWLTGDAHLVDAAGQSAREAAEEIASCLRAGAGYCDIVQNSEPTGETLAAGVLLFDEDDRVLLVDPTYKPGWEFPGGVVEAGEAPARGGVREVAEELGLSLRRAPRLLVVDWEPPRPPEYGGLRLLYDGGRLGPAEAAGVLLPGPELRAWRFVTEDEAGVLLPSVRFSRLRWALRARRRGAAVYLEGGAPVADGA; encoded by the coding sequence GTGATCGTCTGGTTGAACGGTGCATGGGATACGGGTCTGCGCCGCGTCGCGCATGAGCTGGTGGAGCTGACGCCGGGGAGCATTCTCTACGACCCGGAGCTGACGGGCGGGCAACTGCGCGCACTGCTGCCGCAGAAGCGCCTGGACGAGGTCGGCGACGAGCAGGAGCTGCCGTCGTGGCGCCGGCTGGTGGTCGAGACGGCGGCGGTGCTGCTGGCGGAGGCGGACGGTCCGCTCGTGGTGCCGGCGGCGCTGTGGCGCGAGGAGCACCGCGACGAGATCTTCGGCAGGCTGGCCTCGCGCGGCTTCGAAGTACGCCATTTGCTGGTCTCGTTTGACGAAACGATCCTGCACACCGGGTCCTTTCCGCACTGGCTCACCGGCGACGCCCACCTCGTCGACGCAGCAGGTCAGAGCGCACGCGAGGCCGCCGAGGAGATCGCCTCCTGCCTGCGTGCCGGGGCCGGATACTGCGACATCGTGCAGAACTCCGAGCCCACCGGCGAGACGCTCGCCGCCGGCGTGCTGCTCTTCGACGAGGACGACCGGGTGCTCCTCGTCGACCCCACGTACAAGCCGGGCTGGGAGTTCCCCGGCGGCGTCGTCGAGGCCGGCGAGGCGCCGGCGCGCGGCGGCGTCCGGGAGGTGGCGGAGGAGCTGGGGCTGAGCCTGCGGCGGGCGCCGCGGCTGCTGGTGGTGGACTGGGAGCCGCCCCGGCCGCCGGAGTACGGCGGGCTGCGGCTGCTCTACGACGGCGGGCGGCTGGGCCCCGCGGAGGCGGCCGGCGTGCTGCTGCCGGGTCCCGAGCTGCGCGCCTGGCGGTTCGTCACGGAGGACGAGGCGGGCGTGCTGCTGCCGTCGGTGCGCTTCAGCCGGCTGCGCTGGGCGCTGCGGGCCCGGCGGCGGGGGGCGGCGGTCTACCTGGAGGGCGGGGCGCCGGTCGCGGACGGGGCGTAG
- a CDS encoding response regulator, with amino-acid sequence MIRVMLADDQVLVRAGFSALLDAQQDLEVCGEAADGEQAVALVREQRPDVVLMDIRMPVLDGLEATRRITGDPDLAGVRVVMLTTFELDEYVFEAIRSGASGFLVKDTEPEELVRAVRAVVEGDALLSPGVTRRLISEFAARSKEPAAAAALDELTEREREVMALVGMGLSNEEIARRLVVSPLTAKTHVSRTMVKLGVRDRAQLVVQAYESGLVRPGWLG; translated from the coding sequence GTGATCCGCGTGATGCTCGCCGACGACCAGGTGCTCGTACGGGCCGGCTTCAGCGCACTCCTCGACGCCCAGCAGGACCTGGAGGTGTGCGGCGAGGCGGCGGACGGCGAGCAGGCCGTGGCCCTCGTCCGCGAACAGCGCCCGGACGTCGTCCTCATGGACATCCGCATGCCCGTCCTCGACGGCCTGGAGGCCACCCGCCGGATCACCGGCGACCCGGATCTGGCGGGCGTGAGGGTCGTCATGCTCACCACCTTCGAGCTGGACGAGTACGTCTTCGAGGCGATCCGCTCCGGCGCCTCCGGCTTCCTGGTCAAGGACACCGAGCCGGAGGAACTGGTGCGCGCGGTACGGGCCGTGGTCGAGGGCGACGCGCTGCTCTCCCCGGGCGTCACCCGCCGGCTGATCTCCGAGTTCGCCGCCCGCTCCAAGGAGCCCGCGGCGGCCGCGGCGCTGGACGAGCTGACCGAGCGGGAGCGGGAGGTCATGGCGCTGGTGGGCATGGGCCTGTCGAACGAGGAGATCGCCCGCCGTCTTGTGGTCAGCCCGCTGACGGCCAAGACGCACGTGAGCCGGACCATGGTCAAGCTCGGCGTACGGGACCGGGCGCAACTGGTGGTGCAGGCGTACGAGTCGGGGCTGGTACGCCCCGGCTGGCTCGGCTGA
- a CDS encoding sensor histidine kinase: MRRGGPPWWGRDDEAGGRRWPGPPFGGPYAPGGPPTAPDDNDGRPLPGMLRWLPSRDRLPWRSTLFLTFFMVIGTRGAAQATDRIDPFPGAIGFLLAAAVLLLLRHRYPRTAAFGTVAVCLGYLATGFPYGPIFLSAAVACFAAISVGERHAVWGALALLFAGHIAYTSVLYRWLPPSGDGGGHWGQVLFVIAWVLAVVAGGELMRTRREQWAAARAEREEAKRRRADEERLRIARELHDVLAHSISVINIQAGVGLALLDQQPEKAREALTTIKSASKEALGEVRQVLDALRTPGGAPRSPAPGLDRLGELKEQAAAAGLTVDVTVDGARAALPPGTELAAFRIVQEALTNVVRHSGSRTARVLVRHAPGELELQIDDDGPATASGLTGGGNGLVGMRERAAALGGTVEAATRADGGFRVRARIPLTADTVNAGRVTPNRHTPEERQ, encoded by the coding sequence ATGCGACGCGGAGGACCCCCGTGGTGGGGGCGGGACGACGAGGCCGGCGGCCGGCGGTGGCCGGGGCCCCCGTTCGGCGGGCCCTACGCCCCCGGCGGCCCACCCACCGCCCCCGACGACAACGACGGCCGCCCGCTGCCCGGCATGCTCCGCTGGCTGCCCAGCCGCGACCGCCTCCCCTGGCGCTCCACTCTCTTCCTGACCTTCTTCATGGTCATCGGCACCCGCGGCGCCGCCCAGGCCACCGACCGCATCGACCCCTTCCCGGGCGCCATCGGCTTCCTCCTCGCCGCCGCCGTCCTCCTCCTGCTGCGCCACCGCTACCCGCGCACCGCCGCCTTCGGCACCGTCGCCGTCTGCCTCGGCTATCTGGCCACGGGCTTCCCGTACGGGCCGATCTTCCTCAGCGCCGCCGTCGCCTGCTTCGCCGCCATCTCGGTGGGGGAGCGGCACGCCGTCTGGGGGGCGCTCGCGCTGCTCTTCGCCGGCCACATCGCGTACACCTCCGTCCTCTACCGCTGGCTGCCGCCGAGCGGCGACGGCGGCGGCCACTGGGGCCAGGTACTGTTCGTCATCGCCTGGGTGCTGGCGGTGGTCGCGGGCGGCGAGTTGATGCGTACGCGCCGCGAGCAGTGGGCCGCCGCCCGGGCCGAGCGGGAGGAGGCCAAGCGCCGCCGCGCCGACGAGGAGCGGCTGCGCATCGCCCGCGAGCTGCACGACGTGCTGGCGCACAGCATCTCCGTCATCAACATCCAGGCGGGCGTGGGCCTGGCGCTCCTCGACCAGCAGCCCGAGAAGGCCCGCGAGGCGCTGACCACCATCAAGTCCGCCAGCAAGGAAGCCCTCGGCGAGGTCCGCCAGGTGCTCGACGCGCTGCGCACCCCCGGCGGCGCCCCGCGCTCGCCCGCCCCCGGCCTCGACCGGCTCGGCGAGCTGAAGGAGCAGGCCGCTGCGGCCGGCCTCACGGTGGACGTCACCGTCGACGGCGCGCGGGCCGCGCTGCCGCCGGGCACGGAGCTGGCCGCGTTCCGCATCGTCCAGGAGGCGCTGACCAACGTCGTCCGCCACTCCGGCTCGCGCACCGCCCGCGTCCTGGTCCGGCACGCCCCCGGCGAGCTGGAGCTGCAGATCGACGACGACGGCCCCGCCACCGCGAGCGGCCTCACCGGCGGCGGCAACGGCCTGGTCGGCATGCGCGAGCGCGCCGCCGCCCTCGGCGGCACCGTCGAGGCCGCCACCCGCGCGGACGGCGGCTTCCGGGTGCGGGCCCGCATCCCGCTGACGGCGGATACCGTGAACGCCGGCCGCGTGACCCCTAATCGCCACACCCCAGAGGAGCGCCAGTGA
- a CDS encoding dipeptidase has product MDTDRLAGTVAGLLPRARTELAELVSFRSVALIDPERFPATESDAAAHWITDSLTAEGFTDVRLLDTPDGTRSVYGYLPGPAGAPTVLLYAHYDVQPPLDESAWLSPPFELTERDGRWYGRGAADCKGGVLMHLTALRALRENGGVPVSVKVIVEGSEEQGTGGLQQYAEQHPELLAADTIVIGDVGNFRVGLPTVTATLRGMTMLRVQVDALAGNLHSGQFGGAAPDALGALIRILDSLRAPDGSTTVDGLAPGSRWDGLAYPEDTFRRDAKVLDGVELIGTGSVADRIWASPAVTVIGMDVPSVAEATPSVQATAAALVSLRLPPGHDSAEATERLTAHFEAHAPWGVRVTTESYGSGEPFRADVTSPAYRAMAEALHAAYPGEEMQVAGQGGTIPLCNTLAELYPQAEILLIGLSEPEAQIHAVNESVSPEELERLSFAEALFLHRYAAGRGD; this is encoded by the coding sequence ATGGACACCGATCGGCTCGCCGGCACCGTCGCCGGTCTGCTGCCGCGCGCCCGTACCGAACTGGCCGAGTTGGTCTCCTTCCGCTCGGTCGCGCTCATCGATCCGGAGCGCTTCCCCGCGACCGAATCCGATGCCGCCGCCCACTGGATCACCGACTCGCTGACCGCCGAGGGCTTCACGGACGTGCGGCTGCTCGACACCCCGGACGGCACCCGTTCGGTGTACGGCTACCTGCCAGGACCGGCGGGCGCCCCCACGGTGCTGCTCTACGCCCACTACGACGTACAGCCGCCGCTCGACGAATCGGCGTGGCTCAGCCCGCCGTTCGAGCTGACCGAGCGCGACGGCCGGTGGTACGGGCGCGGTGCCGCGGACTGCAAGGGCGGCGTCCTCATGCACCTGACCGCGCTCCGCGCGCTGCGCGAGAACGGCGGCGTGCCGGTCTCGGTCAAGGTCATCGTGGAGGGCTCGGAGGAGCAGGGCACCGGCGGTCTGCAGCAGTACGCCGAGCAGCACCCGGAGTTGCTGGCCGCAGACACGATCGTCATCGGCGACGTCGGCAACTTCCGCGTCGGGCTGCCCACGGTCACGGCCACGCTGCGCGGCATGACGATGCTGCGCGTGCAGGTGGACGCGCTGGCCGGGAACCTGCACTCGGGCCAGTTCGGCGGCGCCGCCCCCGACGCCCTCGGCGCCCTCATCCGGATCCTCGACTCGCTGCGCGCCCCGGACGGCTCGACCACGGTCGACGGCCTGGCGCCCGGCTCCCGGTGGGACGGCCTGGCGTACCCGGAGGACACCTTCCGCCGCGACGCCAAGGTGCTGGACGGCGTGGAGCTGATCGGCACGGGCAGCGTCGCGGACCGCATCTGGGCGAGCCCCGCGGTGACGGTGATCGGGATGGACGTTCCCTCGGTGGCCGAGGCGACGCCCTCGGTGCAGGCCACCGCCGCTGCGCTGGTCAGCCTGCGGCTGCCGCCGGGCCACGACTCGGCGGAGGCGACGGAGCGCCTGACGGCGCACTTCGAGGCGCACGCGCCCTGGGGCGTCCGGGTGACCACCGAGTCGTACGGCTCGGGCGAGCCGTTCCGCGCCGACGTCACGAGCCCCGCGTACCGCGCGATGGCCGAGGCGCTGCATGCGGCGTACCCGGGCGAGGAGATGCAGGTCGCCGGGCAGGGCGGCACGATCCCGCTCTGCAACACCCTGGCCGAGCTGTACCCGCAGGCGGAGATCCTGCTGATCGGCCTCTCCGAGCCGGAGGCGCAGATCCATGCGGTGAACGAGAGCGTGTCGCCGGAGGAGTTGGAGCGGCTGTCGTTCGCGGAGGCGCTGTTCCTGCACCGGTACGCGGCCGGGCGCGGGGACTGA
- a CDS encoding nitroreductase family deazaflavin-dependent oxidoreductase has protein sequence MTTQPYYLKAGPLATRLNKVVGWLARHGVSIMGTTELSVRGRKSGKMLRLPVNLHQHDGDQYLVSARGHSQWVRNMRAAGGGELRVGRRVRTFTVEELPPAVAVPVLRSYLKRWGWEVNQYFKGVTAESSDEELLAAAPDHPVFRLTETR, from the coding sequence ATGACCACGCAGCCCTACTACCTCAAGGCCGGCCCCCTGGCCACGCGGCTCAACAAGGTGGTGGGCTGGCTCGCGCGCCACGGCGTCAGCATCATGGGCACCACCGAGCTGTCCGTACGCGGCCGCAAGTCCGGCAAGATGCTGCGCCTGCCCGTCAACCTGCACCAGCACGACGGCGACCAGTACCTCGTCTCCGCCCGCGGCCACTCCCAGTGGGTCCGCAACATGCGAGCGGCCGGCGGCGGCGAGCTGCGCGTCGGCCGCAGGGTGCGCACCTTCACCGTCGAGGAGCTGCCGCCCGCCGTCGCCGTGCCCGTGCTGCGCAGTTACCTCAAGCGCTGGGGCTGGGAGGTCAACCAGTACTTCAAGGGCGTGACGGCGGAGTCCTCCGACGAGGAGCTGCTCGCCGCCGCCCCCGACCACCCGGTCTTCCGCCTCACCGAGACCCGCTGA